In one Oscillospiraceae bacterium genomic region, the following are encoded:
- a CDS encoding UDP-N-acetylglucosamine 1-carboxyvinyltransferase — protein MSAFIVEGGRPLSGTVRVHGAKNSVLPILAAAVLAQGESIIHNCPDLSDVAASIEILRHLGCRVERSGDTVTVDASALTGCDVPDRLMREMRSSVIFLGAILGRTGRAVMSFPGGCELGPRPIDLHLAAIRSLGAQIEERSGVLDCTGERLAGCDIALSIPSVGATENAMLSAVAARGITTITNAAREPEIVDLQGFLCTLGARVRGAGSSVITVEGGARLHGGEYTVMADRIVAATYLTAVAAAGGEVEVAGADYRHLSTVTAALAEAGCAIRSDQSRILIASREPLRGVPPVRTAPYPGFPTDAQAPLMACLCRGTGTTVFVENIFDSRYRHVDELTRMGADIKAEGRVAVVCGVPRLHGAPVKAPDLRGGAALVVAALGAEGRSEITGLQHVDRGYHDLDGALRALGADIRRVKTEKE, from the coding sequence ATGAGTGCTTTTATTGTGGAGGGCGGTCGCCCTCTCAGCGGAACGGTCCGGGTCCACGGGGCCAAAAACAGCGTGCTCCCCATCCTGGCGGCCGCCGTGCTGGCGCAGGGGGAGAGCATCATCCACAACTGCCCCGACCTGTCGGACGTGGCGGCGTCCATCGAAATTCTCCGGCACCTGGGCTGCCGGGTGGAGCGGTCGGGGGACACGGTGACGGTGGACGCCTCGGCCCTGACGGGCTGCGACGTGCCCGACCGCCTCATGCGGGAGATGCGCTCGTCCGTGATCTTCCTGGGGGCCATCCTGGGCCGCACGGGGCGGGCGGTCATGTCCTTCCCCGGCGGCTGCGAGCTGGGCCCCCGGCCCATCGACCTGCACCTGGCGGCCATCCGGTCCCTGGGCGCGCAGATCGAGGAGCGCTCCGGGGTGCTGGACTGCACGGGGGAGCGGCTGGCGGGCTGCGACATCGCCCTGTCCATCCCCAGCGTGGGGGCCACCGAGAACGCCATGCTCTCGGCCGTGGCCGCCCGGGGCATTACCACCATCACCAACGCCGCCCGGGAGCCGGAGATCGTGGATCTCCAGGGCTTCCTGTGTACGCTGGGGGCCAGGGTGCGGGGCGCGGGCAGCTCGGTCATCACGGTGGAGGGCGGCGCGCGCCTCCACGGCGGGGAGTACACCGTCATGGCCGACCGGATTGTGGCCGCTACTTACCTCACCGCGGTGGCCGCCGCGGGGGGCGAGGTGGAGGTGGCGGGCGCCGACTACCGGCACCTGTCCACCGTCACCGCCGCCCTGGCGGAGGCGGGCTGCGCCATCCGCAGCGACCAGTCGCGGATCCTCATCGCCTCCCGTGAGCCCCTGCGGGGGGTGCCCCCGGTGCGCACCGCGCCCTACCCCGGCTTCCCCACCGACGCCCAGGCCCCCCTGATGGCCTGCCTGTGCCGGGGCACGGGGACCACGGTGTTTGTGGAAAATATCTTCGACAGCCGCTACCGCCACGTGGATGAGCTCACCCGCATGGGGGCGGACATCAAGGCGGAGGGCCGGGTGGCGGTGGTGTGCGGGGTGCCGCGGCTCCACGGCGCGCCGGTGAAGGCCCCCGACCTGCGTGGCGGGGCCGCCCTGGTGGTGGCCGCACTGGGCGCCGAGGGCAGGAGCGAGATCACCGGCTTGCAGCACGTGGACCGGGGTTACCACGACCTGGACGGCGCCCTGCGCGCCCTGGGAGCGGACATACGGCGGGTCAAAACAGAAAAAGAGTGA
- the murG1 gene encoding UDP-N-acetylglucosamine--N-acetylmuramyl-(pentapeptide) pyrophosphoryl-undecaprenol N-acetylglucosamine transferase 1 yields MNVLFTCGGTAGHINPAVALARLFQVRDPACRVLFVGADGGMENRLVPKEGYPIETVTITNFRRSLTPAAIGHNVKTVFNMGRSKRQANRILDAFRPDLVVGTGGYASFPVVSAAAKRGIPTAVHESNAVPGLTTKALSKVVDKVMVGFEESRGHYDQPEKVVVTGTPVRGDFFQYTRREARAKLGLTDDRPLVLSVWGSLGAQVMNAQIADFIALECKAGEPFHHIHGAGRDYARVLEVLGEKGVDLKAHPALDVREYIYDMPVVMAAADLVFCRAGASTISELAAIAKPAVLVPSPNVVADHQTKNAKVLADAGGAVLLPEKESSGQRLYELASDLLGHKEKREAMGRALRGMATGDAAEQIYRTLLSIRRN; encoded by the coding sequence ATGAATGTACTGTTTACCTGCGGCGGCACGGCGGGGCACATCAACCCCGCCGTCGCCCTTGCCCGGCTGTTCCAGGTCCGGGATCCGGCGTGCAGGGTCCTCTTCGTGGGGGCCGACGGCGGGATGGAGAACCGGCTGGTGCCCAAGGAGGGCTACCCCATCGAGACGGTGACCATCACCAACTTCCGCCGCTCCCTGACCCCGGCGGCCATCGGCCACAACGTAAAGACCGTGTTCAACATGGGCCGGTCCAAGCGCCAGGCCAACCGGATTTTGGACGCCTTCCGGCCCGACTTGGTGGTGGGCACCGGCGGCTACGCCTCCTTCCCTGTGGTGAGCGCCGCGGCCAAGCGGGGCATCCCCACCGCCGTGCACGAGTCCAACGCCGTGCCGGGGCTGACCACCAAGGCCCTGTCCAAGGTGGTGGACAAGGTGATGGTGGGCTTCGAGGAGAGCCGCGGGCACTACGACCAGCCGGAGAAGGTGGTGGTCACCGGCACCCCGGTGCGGGGGGACTTCTTCCAGTACACCCGCCGTGAGGCCCGCGCCAAGCTGGGCCTCACCGACGACCGGCCCCTGGTGCTCTCGGTGTGGGGTAGCCTGGGCGCGCAGGTCATGAACGCCCAGATCGCCGACTTCATCGCCCTGGAGTGCAAGGCCGGGGAGCCCTTCCACCACATCCACGGCGCGGGCCGGGACTACGCCCGGGTGCTGGAGGTGCTGGGGGAGAAGGGCGTGGATCTCAAGGCCCACCCCGCCCTGGACGTGCGGGAGTATATCTACGACATGCCGGTGGTCATGGCGGCGGCCGACCTGGTGTTCTGCCGGGCGGGGGCCTCCACCATCTCGGAGCTGGCCGCCATCGCCAAGCCCGCGGTGCTGGTGCCCTCCCCCAACGTGGTGGCCGACCACCAGACCAAGAACGCCAAGGTGCTCGCCGACGCGGGCGGCGCGGTGCTGCTGCCTGAGAAGGAGTCCAGCGGCCAACGGCTCTACGAGCTGGCGTCCGACCTGCTGGGCCACAAGGAGAAGCGGGAGGCCATGGGCCGCGCCCTGCGGGGCATGGCCACGGGCGACGCGGCGGAGCAGATCTACCGGACCCTCCTGTCCATAAGGCGCAACTAA